A stretch of Planococcus citri chromosome 5, ihPlaCitr1.1, whole genome shotgun sequence DNA encodes these proteins:
- the LOC135846908 gene encoding speckle-type POZ protein-like — translation MNPLYVVWMAFFASECSSQMRHGLNMDSENVARHDTYSYTRTRELKYIWAIHNFSDHEKLGTGEILSPRLREPGTTAEWFIKVTLHGTDKKNEAISVEVYLSYFYSYLKESAKYAISIINNEKKLLWSRNSPNFMQFKPGSGNGWPDFCKKNDFFRNQLLQNDTLMLLIHITMLSELSSENYGQKTAETLPRCDTYLQKQIDEVKYIWAIHNFTNHEINGIGEIESSRFEAPKNDRHYWRIKIYPNDIGDVKDTIALEVRHLCSFGPNLVGIESAEINVSMINDKKEALISANTTFDEPGDFSEKVWSPFCTKDDFFRNRVLQNDILTLSVTMKWIFPHTHVISSLHKTSTPRPAPRTTLITSTSTENFESMLENPKLADVIFAINGSKYPAHSKILAARSPVLATMLYRKYVKSEKLKKIRINVTHMNEEVLRAMLRYIYTGKCENLSKLADQLLVAAVKYGLDGLRQICEEERSKTLMD, via the exons ATGAATCCTTTATACGTTGTTTGGATGGCATTTTTCGCTTCCGAATGCAGCAGTCAG atGCGGCACGGTTTAAATATGGATTCTGAAAACGTAGCTCGACACGATACCTATTCGTACACGCGGACACGCGAATTAAAATATATATGGGCAATTCATAATTTCAGTGATCATGAGAAACTTGGAACTGGCGAGATTTTATCACCCCGGTTACGTGAACCCGGAACTACTGCTGAATGGTTCATTAAAGTTACACTTCATGGTACCGATAAAAAAAACGAAGCGATTTCGGTGGAAGTATATCTATCTTACTTCTATTCATATCTAAAGGAATCCGCAAAATACGccatttcaataataaataatgaaaaaaaactgttgtggTCCAGAAATAGTCCGAATTTTATGCAATTCAAACCCGGTAGTGGAAACGGTTGGCCGgacttctgcaaaaaaaatgatttctttagAAATCAACTTCTGCAAAACGACACATTAATGTTGTTAATTCACATAACAATGCTTTCGGAATTATCTTCAGAAAATTATGGACAAAAAACTGCTGAAACTTTGCCGCGATGCGATACGTATTTGCAAAAGCAAATCGACGAAGTGAAATATATTTGGGCTATTCATAATTTCACAAATCACGAGATCAATGGCATCGGAGAGATTGAATCGTCCCGTTTTGAAGCGCCAAAAAATGATCGTCACTACTGGAGGATTAAAATTTATCCTAATGACATTGGTGATGTGAAGGATACGATAGCTTTGGAAGTAAGACATTTGTGTTCATTTGGACCAAATCTAGTTGGGATTGAGTCGGCAGAAATCAATGTTTCAATgataaatgataaaaaagaaGCGCTAATTTCTGCAAATACTACGTTTGATGAACCTGGTGACTTTTCCGAAAAAGTGTGGTCGCCTTTCTGCAcgaaagatgattttttcagaaatcgagTTCTACAAAACGACATATTAACACTGTCGGTCACCATGAAATGGATTTTCCCACACACCCATGTAATATCTTCTCTGCATAAAACATCTACGCCGAGACCTGCACCTCGGACTACTCTCATCACGTCCACTTctactgaaaactttgaatcgATGCTGGAAAATCCGAAACTGGCCGATGTCATATTCGCAATCAATGGTAGTAAGTATCCGGCTCAcagcaaaattttagctgcacGTAGTCCAGTTCTCGCCACCATGCTTTATCGTAAATacgtaaaaagtgaaaaattaaaaaaaattcgaatcaatGTCACACACATGAACGAAGAAGTACTACGCGCAATGCTGCGGTATATTTACACAGGGAAGtgtgaaaatttgagtaaactaGCCGACCAATTGCTCGTTGCTGCAGTAAAATATGGTTTGGACGGACTGAGACAAATTTGCGAGGAAGAGCGCAGTAAGACTTTGATGGACTGA
- the LOC135848512 gene encoding uncharacterized protein LOC135848512 gives MKIKALYLIWMTFSAVYCSNDNSTSRKWDTAENSMLATAENDTDSKNSIRCDTIICKRANQLEYIWAIHNFSVLEKIESDGHMNSIAVDHYVTSPYLHAYATDRPQWYVEVSPNGFGRMGVETEKISLKVFLSKRFYPEPETTLAKYAVSIINDKKDVLWSRNTTKYEPAGYDYSHLWWEYCKKDDFFHNKLLQNDTLIFLIRITWIYTGLFDDFTPDCPRAAHNTAENVTRCDTYVNTRPHRIKYTWVIHNFSVHEAKGQRVIELLPLSSPINDGWKWELAVNPNDRCDKENPQVCLEVQVQAPIAGGAFAEVNDKTVNQKNENQSRYEGYNFNIDRPNIVRYMHLSQKDDLFRNQILYKDTLILQISIRWITGLYHVISGQREISPPVANSIEG, from the exons atgaagataaaGGCTTTGTACCTTATTTGGATGACATTTTCTGCCGTTTATTGCAGTAATGATAATTCAACTTCAAGAAAA TGGGATACCGCAGAAAACTCAATGCTCGCTACAGCTGAAAATGATACGGATTCCAAGAATTCGATTCGATGTGACACGATTATATGCAAACGAGCAAACCAACTAGAATACATTTGGGCTATTCATAATTTTAGCGTTCTCGAGAAAATAGAATCCGATGGGCATATGAACTCGATTGCTGTTGATCATTATGTCACATCACCGTACTTACACGCATATGCAACAGACAGACCTCAATGGTACGTTGAAGTCAGTCCTAATGGTTTTGGTAGGATGGGAGtagaaacagaaaaaatctCTCTAAAAGTATTCCTATCTAAACGTTTTTATCCTGAACCTGAAACAACATTGGCAAAATACGCTGTTTCGataataaacgataaaaaagaCGTGCTGTGGTCTAGAAATACCACCAAATACGAACCAGCCGGGTACGACTATAGTCACCTATGGTGGGAGTATTGCAAAAAAGACGACTTTTTCCACAATAAATTACTTCAAAACGACACTTTAATATTTCTAATTCGCATAACATGGATTTACACAGGGCTTTTCGATGATTTTACACCCGATTGTCCACGTGCTGCGCATAATACCGCAGAAAATGTAACCAGATGCGATACGTACGTGAACACGCGTCCTCACAGGATAAAATACACTTGGGTTATTCATAATTTCAGCGTTCACGAGGCAAAGGGCCAGCGAGTAATTGAACTATTACCGTTGAGCTCGCCAATAAATGATGGTTGGAAATGGGAACTTGCAGTTAACCCCAACGATCGTTGCGATAAAGAAAACCCTCAGGTCTGCCTAGAAGTACAAGTACAGGCTCCAATAGCTGGCGGAGCGTTCGCAGAAGTTAATGATAAAACGGTTAATCAAAAGAATGAAAACCAATCACGCTACGAAGGTTATAATTTCAATATTGATCGTCCCAACATCGTACGTTATATGCACCTTAGTCAGAAAGATGATTTGTTTAGGAATCAAATACTGTACAAAGACACACTGATACTGCAAATAAGCATAAGGTGGATTACTGGGCTTTATCATGTAATATCTGGTCAACGTGAAATTAGTCCACCAGTTGCTAACTCGATTGAAGGCTAG
- the LOC135848471 gene encoding speckle-type POZ protein-like, with product MNPFYLTWMVFFTLYCSSQSEPLEHTSNTDCGHRIRCNSHPQVHEINYIWTIHQFSRYEAFNTSEILSPKLHAPTTYRYEWDVAVVPNYIHKGDETIAVYVYLSSGSVIDEAVANSNVSIINHNEETLFYRSMTKIKHIVAIGGEGGWGDYCKKDDFFRHHLLQNDTLTLLINIQWFSQSCNNVSHERNPSPTPMVHETTTIQLNHSANNFESLLENSKFADVVLTINGSTYPAHKAILAARSPVFAAMLERNNSKNKKIRIHVTRMNEEVLRAMLQYIYTGSCASLRLRKLADKLFVAAAKYGLDGLKKICEQTLCVTLSTKNAVKMLIFAEKHHANELKFKATQFIANRSARKLNTTG from the exons ATGAATCCTTTCTATCTCACTTGGATGGTATTTTTCACCCTCTATTGCAGTAGTCAA AGTGAACCCTTGGAGCATACTTCCAATACTGATTGTGGTCATAGAATTCGGTGCAATTCGCATCCTCAAGTTCACGAAATAAACTATATATGGACGATTCATCAGTTCAGTCGTTACGAGGCATTCAACACTAGTGAGATTTTATCGCCCAAGTTACACGCACCCACAACTTATAGATACGAATGGGATGTCGCAGTCGTACCTAATTACATTCACAAGGGAGATGAAACGATCGCTGTATATGTTTATTTATCCAGCGGAAGCGTAATCGATGAAGCGGTTGCAAACTCGAACGTTTCAATCATAAATCACAACGAAGAAACGCTATTTTACAGAAGTATGACAAAAATAAAGCACATAGTGGCCATCGGAGGAGAGGGCGGATGGGGGGACTATTGCAAAAAAGACGACTTTTTCAGGCATCATTTACTGCAAAATGACACATTAACACTGCTAATCAACATACAATGGTTTTCTCAATCTTGCAATAACGTTTCCCACGAACGCAATCCATCGCCGACTCCCATGGTACACGAAACCACCACTATCCAACTCAATCATTCAGCTAACAACTTTGAATCGTtgctcgaaaattcaaaattcgcaGACGTCGTACTGACTATTAATGGAAGCACTTATCCAGCTCATAAAGCTATTTTAGCCGCACGCAGTCCAGTTTTCGCCGCCATGCTTGAGCgtaataattcgaaaaataaaaaaattcgaattcacgTCACACGCATGAATGAAGAAGTTCTCCGCGCAATGCTGCAATATATTTATACCGGAAGCTGTGCAAGTTTACGTTTACGCAAACTAGCGGATAAATTGTTCGTAGCTGCTGCCAAATATGGTTTGGACGGATTGAAAAAGATTTGCGAACAAACGCTCTGTGTGACTCTGTCGACTAAGAATGCGGTTAAAATGTTGATATTTGCGGAAAAACATCACGCCAACGAGTTGAAATTCAAAGCAACACAATTTATAGCAAATAGATCTGCTCGAAAGTTGAATACAACAGGctaa
- the LOC135848472 gene encoding uncharacterized protein LOC135848472, translating to MNSIYIIWIIFVASYCSGQDNPSNLSSNIKPEGAIHFDTFFYVPSREANYIWTIHNFTATEAQNTSGYEIRSPNFRAPTIEQWDLQLMIMPNLKVCEGNKTIRLRGHIEGYGRRSPGFADLNISFINNKEEKLLTVKGRIEIRSGYYQYLRDVRMKDDFFRNQVLQNDTLTLLINIRWTDPLSHKAIQRHNVSLPASTSTSKTTTRSKSVLAAFLAFFGKEWIAQKT from the exons atgaattctaTTTACATTATTTGGATAATATTTGTGGCTTCCTACTGCAGCGgtcaa gaTAATCCCTCGAATCTTAGTTCAAATATTAAGCCTGAAGGTGCGATTCATTTCGATACGTTTTTCTACGTTCCGTCTAGAGAAGCAAACTACATTTGGACTATTCATAATTTCACTGCTACTGAGGCACAAAATACTTCCGGTTATGAAATTAGATCACCCAATTTCCGCGCACCTACAATTGAACAATGGGATTTGCAGTTGATGATTATGCCAAACCTGAAGGTTTGTGAAGGAAATAAAACGATTCGTCTGCGTGGACATATAGAAGGCTACGGTAGACGCAGTCCAGGATTCGCagatttgaatatttcatttatAAATAATAAAGAAGAAAAGTTACTAACAGTAAAAGGACGCATCGAGATCCGTTCCGGGTACTACCAGTACCTGAGGGATGTTCGCATGAAAGATGATTTCTTCAGAAATCAAGTACTACAAAACGACACATTAACGCTGTTAATCAACATTAGATGGACAGATCCACTTTCACACAAGGCAATTCAACGACATAATGTTTCTTTACCGGCTTCAACGAGTACATCCAAGACTACCACGAGGTCAAAGTCGGTGTTGGCAGCGTTCCTTGCGTTCTTCGGGAAAGAATGGATCGCCCAAAAAACATAA
- the LOC135847748 gene encoding speckle-type POZ protein-like yields MNPFCLTWMVFFTLYCSSQSKPSNTDSEDTSMIRCDTLMQFHQIKYLWTIHQFSHHEALNTSELLSPKLHASTTDKYEWDIVIKPNHIDEGKKTIAVFVYLSGGSTIKEASEYFNVSIINHKKETLFSRNQTQIKHEAGVAWGWGDYCEKDDFFRHHLLQNDTLTLQIYIKWFTQLCNNVSHEPETTTTLLNRSDSFESYVVFATNGGNYLARKDILAARSPIFAAMIQRKDTKNGKNKTIRINATQTNEEVLQAMLQYINTGECGNLVKLADKLFIAAAKYGLEGLRKMCEQTLCMALSTKNAVKMLVFAEKHHANELKFKAARFIAYSSAQKLNTTG; encoded by the exons ATGAATCCTTTCTGTCTTACTTGGATGGTGTTTTTCACACTCTATTGCAGTAGTCAG AGTAAACCTTCAAACACAGATTCTGAAGATACGAGCATGATTCGATGCGACACATTAATGCAATTCCaccaaataaaatatttatggaCGATTCATCAGTTCAGTCATCACGAGGCACTCAACACCAGTGAGCTTTTATCGCCCAAGTTACACGCGTCCACAACCGATAAATACGAATGGGATATCGTAATTAAGCCCAATCACATTGACGAGGGAAAGAAAACGATCGCTGTGTTCGTTTATCTATCTGGGGGCAGTACGATCAAAGAAGCATCAGAATATTTCAACGTATCAATCATTAATCATAAGAAAGAAACCTTATTTTCTAGAAATCAAACGCAAATAAAACACGAGGCCGGAGTAGCTTGGGGATGGGGGGACTATTGCGagaaagatgattttttcagaCATCATTTACTGCAAAATGACACATTGACTCTGCAAATCTACATAAAATGGTTTACTCAACTTTGTAATAACGTTTCCCATGAACCCGAAACCACCACTACCCTACTCAATCGTTCGGATTCTTTTGAATCATACGTAGTATTCGCAACGAATGGGGGCAATTATCTAGCTCGTAAAGATATTTTAGCCGCACGCAGTCCGATTTTCGCCGCCATGATTCAACGTAAAGataccaaaaatggaaaaaataaaacaattcgaATAAACGCTACGCAAACGAATGAAGAAGTACTCCAAGCTATGCTACAATACATTAATACCGGAGAATGTGGAAATTTAGTCAAACTAGCGGATAAATTGTTTATAGCTGCTGCGAAATATGGTTTGGAAGGATTGAGGAAAATGTGCGAACAAACGCTTTGTATGGCTTTGTCGACTAAAAATGCGGTTAAAATGTTGGTATTTGCGGAAAAGCATCACGCCAATGAGTTAAAATTCAAAGCTGCACGATTTATAGCGTACAGCTCTGCTCAAAAGTTGAATACAACCGGTTAG